The following proteins are co-located in the Streptomyces sp. NBC_01198 genome:
- a CDS encoding DUF6531 domain-containing protein — protein MDVATGDMILSQTDITLPGTLPLTLERTHLSSYRIGRFYGPSWASTLDQRLELDDQGVIFVADDGSILLYSVPQPSTPTMPSHGPRWPLEWDGTPGSPLRITKTETGHTLHFSAVTGTPATPDGSLPLPLTEVTDRNGNAYAISYNDDGVPIEIHHSGGYHLTLDNHNGRITELRLQDPSAADAPGTAIRTYGYDAVGNMTEVANSSGLPHRYMYDTSGRITSWTDRNDTTYAYTYDQRGRCVATTGTDGFLSSTFAYDDATRTTTFTNSLGHSSTYTHNAAYRLISETEPFPTCRVNPVVGVTDE, from the coding sequence ATCGACGTCGCCACCGGCGACATGATCCTGTCCCAGACCGACATCACCCTGCCCGGCACCCTCCCCCTGACCCTGGAACGCACCCACCTGTCCTCCTACCGGATCGGCCGCTTCTACGGACCCTCCTGGGCCTCCACCCTCGACCAACGCCTCGAACTCGACGACCAAGGCGTGATCTTCGTCGCCGACGACGGCTCGATCCTTCTGTATTCCGTGCCTCAGCCCAGCACCCCGACGATGCCCAGCCACGGCCCCCGCTGGCCCCTTGAATGGGACGGCACACCCGGCTCACCGCTCCGAATAACCAAGACGGAGACCGGCCACACGCTCCACTTCAGCGCCGTTACCGGGACTCCGGCCACACCCGACGGCTCGTTGCCACTGCCCCTGACCGAAGTCACCGACCGCAACGGCAACGCGTACGCCATCAGCTACAACGACGACGGCGTCCCCATCGAGATCCACCACAGTGGCGGCTACCACCTCACCCTGGACAACCACAACGGCCGCATCACCGAACTGCGCCTCCAAGACCCCTCGGCCGCCGACGCCCCCGGCACCGCCATAAGGACCTACGGCTACGACGCCGTCGGCAACATGACCGAGGTCGCCAACTCCTCAGGCCTGCCGCACCGGTACATGTACGACACCTCGGGCCGCATCACCTCATGGACCGACCGGAACGACACCACCTACGCGTACACGTATGACCAGCGCGGACGCTGCGTGGCCACAACCGGCACCGACGGGTTCCTGAGCAGCACCTTCGCCTACGACGACGCCACCCGCACCACCACCTTCACCAATTCCCTCGGCCACAGCAGCACCTACACCCACAACGCGGCTTACCGCCTCATTTCGGAGACTGAGCCTTTTCCAACCTGCCGTGTCAATCCGGTAGTTGGCGTGACAGACGAGTGA
- a CDS encoding transposase family protein: MFVYPSGLDLSSSHLRFLTTRLCERRRAIGSRWRRLSAGRQALLTLAHLRVGHTYAQLAAGFGVGTTTAYRYVAEAVDLLAALAPTLADAVRTASTKAYVLLDGTLLPIDRIAADRPFYSGKHKRHGMNVQVLTDPFGRLLWASPALPGAVHDIRAAREHGIIDALTQADLRCWADKGYRGAGGTIRTPGWGRWNTLSAGQKAMNRSHAKIRALVEQAMATLKSWRLLRKLRCSTTRITALVQAVLTLHLASSDRG; encoded by the coding sequence GTGTTTGTCTACCCGTCCGGGCTGGACCTGTCCAGCTCGCATCTTCGCTTCCTCACCACCCGCCTGTGCGAACGTCGCCGTGCGATAGGTAGCCGGTGGCGCCGGTTGAGTGCCGGCCGACAGGCGCTGCTAACCCTCGCCCACCTGCGTGTCGGACACACCTATGCCCAGCTCGCCGCCGGATTCGGCGTAGGGACCACGACCGCCTACCGCTACGTCGCCGAAGCGGTCGACCTCCTGGCCGCCCTCGCACCCACCTTGGCCGACGCAGTCCGCACTGCCTCGACGAAGGCCTACGTACTTCTGGACGGCACGCTCCTGCCCATCGACCGCATCGCCGCGGACCGCCCCTTCTACTCCGGCAAACACAAGAGACACGGCATGAACGTGCAGGTCCTCACCGATCCCTTCGGACGGCTGCTGTGGGCCTCACCTGCCTTGCCCGGGGCCGTCCACGACATTCGCGCAGCCCGCGAACACGGCATCATCGACGCCCTCACGCAGGCCGACCTCAGGTGCTGGGCCGACAAGGGCTACCGAGGCGCCGGCGGCACGATCCGTACCCCGGGCTGGGGACGATGGAACACTCTCTCCGCCGGGCAGAAAGCGATGAACCGGTCCCACGCCAAGATCCGCGCACTCGTCGAACAGGCCATGGCCACCCTCAAGTCCTGGCGGCTCCTGCGCAAGCTGCGGTGCTCCACCACCCGCATCACCGCTCTAGTCCAAGCCGTCCTCACCCTGCATCTGGCCAGCTCAGACCGAGGATGA